The sequence below is a genomic window from Pelmatolapia mariae isolate MD_Pm_ZW linkage group LG9, Pm_UMD_F_2, whole genome shotgun sequence.
ACAGTCCCGGCAGATGAAGCTTATGACCCTCAAAATACTGAATGCTAACTCtttatgagcacatttgcatCATGTATAAGAAAATGATTATGACTACTTCACTTAATAAAAGTTTTACCAAAATGCCACTACTCAAgcttaataaaaatgatttatttccCACAGTCTCCTGATGAACTAGTACCTAGATCCATTTAGGAATGCATTTATTGTCTTcgccagctttcttctgattggttacTTCTAGTTAAAAACTGCGGAGGTCTCCCTGAATTGAGTGAATGAATTTAATTATGTTGAACAGAAATTTATAtccaatatttatttttctcctggCTGGACTTTTTCAACTCTATCACATTTAACGCTTAATGAATCAAACAAGAACAAACAGTGCTAATCAGGGGAACATTATGCTCAAATAGAGTAACATCTAattcagctttgtctttttaatAATAGAAAGTCAAAATACAGTGTGGGCAGGGAAGCCATGGCATGTTTTCCTTTAGGGCACCATCTCTTCTTATATTacaatccggtctttaagtgatgacgtgatgaatcctgcttcagGGCCAAAACTACtcttaaggctgttgtgtttttaacatgttttaatgctttgtgtcttgttctgtttaatctcaacaagcccctaaaaactgTTGGTGATCACTGTCGACCTCTCTTggttttattaccgctaatcattgtaaagctgtttttaaaaccttacgatgtaactaaagcccagcccatgcaccagtatattaatgactaacctcgtattgtggatggattatctcagttgttctcctgactgaagtttggtccgtttacagcatcctgccatgcgactgcatttgtccctgaccatcaggaaccctcacgttaaggtttatcgagtggaaaaaagttcgCGTTTAtcttccagcttcactgtttatattatgctaacatagttgtgtcactagcgatcacgtagcacatcattatataccagctagccaaacttcagtaaccctacaaaagtcactgctgtttagtttcctgtcttcatttatgttggaagtgatagcagagctgtacgtttgaattttttcagaaatctctcagtcaggacatgctatatgatgtttaggtggaaactagcaagctaacttcctgctaacttctaactctgttaaatttaataaattctgttttcatgtatgcctggatgttaaacctagttgttacacctggtaaagcagcaacactgatcattttattaaagatgaaagaatttagacagtttttcaactctcagttaTGCCGCAGTGttcatttgactttgggacctgcagcagagtttgggcccagacatggctaatgacgtcagacttgaAGACCGGATAGAAAACTAATAGAACAGGAACCACACTACTGATTTTTTCAAGTACAAATGAGTATAATTTTATACGACCTTTAACCCAAATCACAGGAAGTGGCCCGGCAAAGATTTCTGGACACTAGCTCCTAGAAAATGAACTGATTGATAAGGACTGTGCAGGTAAGTATGAATATGCCTGTACCCCAACTCTGATTTTGTTGATCTCCACCTTCATTCCAACAAGGAAAACAAACTTCTGCTATTTTAATTTGCAGACAGGTACCTCTTTAACTTTGGAAAGCGTTTCACCAGCAACCGCTTGAAATAGTTCTGGAATTTCTTTCCAACAAACGTGTAGAAGATGGGGCTGATGCAAAAGTAGATGGAGGCAATGTTATGAGAGATTTGAAGTGCATAGCCCAGTTTCTGTTCTTCTACACAGGTAGTTGCTTTATCATACATCAGCAAAACAATGTTAAAAGGGGTCCAGCACATGAAAAACACCAGCACAATGATGAATATCAGCCGGACCGTCTTGAACTTTGTCGCAATGTTTGATGACACAACAGTGATTGTGATTCTTATGTAGCAATAGACAATTACAAGCAGTGGGAagataaagaaaaggaaaagctgaatGTAAAACCCAGATGATCTCAACAGGCTAGCATTAATATTAGGAAAATCTTGCGGGTCCTCTTCACACAACTCTTTGTTGTCaagatgggaaaaaaaagtggtatAGAGAATCATTGGTTTGATGCATGCCAATCCACTAACCAGCCACACCACAACACATGAGATTACTCCATACTTTTGATTCCTCATTTGTAATGAACCCACAGAGTACACAACTGCAAGGTGTTGGTCAAAGGTCAGAAGAGCTAAAAATAGGACAGAACTGTAGAGGCCCAAGTAGTAGCTGCTACCAACAATCTTGCACACAACGTTGCCAAAGATCCAGTTGGAAAGTTGCATGTAGACTGCCATGAAGGGAAGGCTGCTTGTGAAGATCAGGGAAGACATGACCAGGTTCAGTACCAAGATGTTGGCCACACTGGTCAGCTGCTCAAACCTTGAAGATAGTCAGTTAAAACGATCTTAGTGGTAAAAACAGACTCCTGGATAAAGCATTTTAAGACATTTATATTTCAAGCTGACCTCGGGCACTTCCAATAAAACTATTATGTAATCTGTATGTATTAAATCTTCAATATTATGTTTAAGGCCGTCATTCTTTAAAGGACTAGAGAAAGTCCTGATTCCATCCTAGTcagcatttgttttattttcttgttgttaTATAAGCAAGCTCATTCTCACACCAAAACCGAACAATAAACTCCTTAcacaaattaaaggaacactttttatTCAGAGTACAGGatcaagtcagttaaacttctAAGATATTGGTGtggtcagttaagtagcagagggggttgttaatc
It includes:
- the LOC134634634 gene encoding C-C chemokine receptor type 1-like, coding for METTSYDYDYSTGSYPPPELCSRDGDNILGAQLSILYYFMFVFSLFGNGLVLFIIYRFEQLTSVANILVLNLVMSSLIFTSSLPFMAVYMQLSNWIFGNVVCKIVGSSYYLGLYSSVLFLALLTFDQHLAVVYSVGSLQMRNQKYGVISCVVVWLVSGLACIKPMILYTTFFSHLDNKELCEEDPQDFPNINASLLRSSGFYIQLFLFFIFPLLVIVYCYIRITITVVSSNIATKFKTVRLIFIIVLVFFMCWTPFNIVLLMYDKATTCVEEQKLGYALQISHNIASIYFCISPIFYTFVGKKFQNYFKRLLVKRFPKLKRYLSAN